The window tttctattacttttttattcttttctctcttttttcttttttttttctattcttttttttcctaagcGACTCTAACTACttcgtcgttattttcttgtcttttccttctttttttctttttttttaataattttttatcatccaTTTTTTTGTCAAACGTTTTCgctaaaaatttacaaaaaatatacgaagGAAATCTACGagatattttattctctaCAAGTGGACATTGTTACGTAAGAAAAGTCGACTACGTGCATTATGCGATAACGATCTCCCGTCGAAGTTCATAATGAAGTTAATGCGAAACGTAAGATGAAACGTAATCTCTTAGAAGGTAAACGGTTCTTCAATGACATTTTGCAAATGAATTCTATGATTTGTGAATGAATTTATCTGAAAGAactagaagaagaaggaaagaaaaaaaaagaaaaaaaaaaacgtttcgatattaataaaacataaatgataattttcatttaaaagaaaatacaaatgataaaataataaagaaaatttaatcgtttgacaattttcattttctcgacgatttcatatttaaataaataaagaaagtaaatatttattaatgtaacgATATTTCTCGGACAATGACAACAAGTAAAAATCGATCGTGCGAAAAATGAAGGCTACGTAGTAGCAACGTCACGTAGTCGATTTCTCTTCCCACGAAACACAACGAATACAATCAAAGTTTATACATTATGTTCATTGAAACGAAGCAACGAACGTATTGTATTATTTgccgattattttcttttttatttctaatgctcgtgggaaggaaaaaaaaaaaagaaaatgttattgaAGAAGCAACTTAGAACGTATACGAACGGCACCGCTAATAAGACGTGACGGTGTGTGAAACTCgttcatataaaaagaagaacacgTTATTCGTTTTTCCTCTtcgcatttctttctttcgtattcgGAGATATCCGTTCTATCTAACCATAActataagtacatatgtatcatTGCGATTCGAGACGTTTctgttatgaaaatattttcatcttgatgaaacatatatacatatataaaacatgTATAAACGATAACCCCTTTAAATGTAATCCCTCGTTCGAGAAACCGATCACGTACACGCCGTGTGGAATTAAATGATGTCGCGTTGATAAATGTGCCGGCCCTTTGTTCCCGATACTGCATGCACCGTTaagtctatctttttctttctcgtacgTGGGAGGGTCTAAAACGTGCGTTCGCATattatgtcattattatcataccaagatcattcaattaattatgaactatttatatatacacatatacatatacgcacatatatatatatatatatatatatatatatgcatcttCATAGATATGACATGTTTATGCGAATTGatctatctatcgatcgatgtTAACTCAAAATAAGACATCGAGAAAACcagaaagtttttttttttaatgatgataaaggaatattttcattactaCTATTTGTTCATCTTTCCACGATTACGTCACGTGGGAAGTTGTAAGCACGTAGGTCGCATTAATGCTAATATGCAATAGCgtggatagagaaagagagtgagagtaaaAGATGAATAGAGatacagatagacagagaaagagagataaatagagagagagagagagagagagaaagagagagaattgtgTCGTGTTATCTCTTTTACGTTTAGGCACCATCCACAACGATGGGTAACTAACGGTGAGGAGCGGGGAGATCATAGATGATTGCAAATTGTCCGCAATTGGCAGGAAGTCGAGGCAGGGGGAACAGTTTCTACGCCCCCTCGTAACTCTCTTCGACGTTCATTAGCGCAGTCGCTTCTGCGGTTCCATTTCCCTCGAGCGAATTGATTTCAAGTACGATTAACGCCCTCgtacgaaagaaatattaacgtGTAACGAACCTTTCTTGCCCTAAGTATACCTCTGCGTACACCTGCCGTTCAATGAATTTTCGACgagttttcataataattgataagctttaataaaatttacgttTACCACGTAaacgtaattttatatatccgaAGACTAAACATTCTTATCTATAttggatatatatttatttattattttcttttctttttttttttccttttttataatcgaaagatcgattcgcgagaaattaaacgaattatatatatatacatatttcttacAGTCACTGGTTATAAAATGAGAACCATAATGAACGCGTTTAACACTAAAGTTTCGATAAGgtaaatcaatattatacaAGAGCgataacgtatgtatgtgtatgaaataaaaaaaggagagaaaaagagagagagagagagagagttatgaaacaaaggaagaaaagaaagagaagtcaAAATCATAAAAACGAATCTACTTTGAAATCGCGAATGTAGAAATGCCAAGAACACGTGGTCGAGTTCGTATCAACGAGTGACTTGTTTCGCGCGCGTTTTCATAGCGTGTTGACGCACGCACATACGCACACGAATATATATTCAAGGTAAAagcttctctcttcttctctccctctcttttcctctctttctccctatctcactctctttttctgtcgtGTTTTAGCGCAACGAGAAACTTCCTACGTTACTGCTTCCTCGTTAATTTCTTGATTAGACCACGTATTtatctatgtgtatgtacacgcgtgtgtgtctgtatgtgtgtatgtatatatgtatataaatatatatatatatatatatatatatatatatatatataactcgtATCGTTTCTATAATGAGAGGATCTATGAAGTTCGTCTGCTACGATCGTTGATCGCACGGATTGGATTAGGAATTATTAGAGTGTCTATtcaccgagagagagagagagagagagagagagagagagagagagagagagagagagagacatcagGACTCACATAAATCGTGCGAGCTGTTTCTTCGAGATACGATTAGAGAGTGCGATAATCCGCATGGCTGCCTCATCGAgagaaaactttaataattcaGTGAAATCGCTCGTACGAGTGTATAcgtctactattactactacataAGATCATCtatgaaggaaagagaaaaaaaaatatgtatatatatatatatatatatatatatatatatatatatctatatgacGACACGCGaacggaaataaaaattacatgtaTGTTCCTCTGTgtcttgaataaaaataaaaaaatgatccgAACGGTTTGATAATGTTaggaatgaattaattaatatcgtagATAAATAGCGTAATCAATCAgtatttacaaaattacaCAACGAAggatttcactttttcttataCCATAATTGTCTGTTGgacgatagaaaaatataaaaaagcaaaaaaaaaaaaaaaaaaaaagaaaaggaaaacaagacaaagaaaaaattttaccagACGACGCTATTTGATTGCACttgtttttcttgtctttttttttctcttcttttttttctttttttcttttttttttcttttttaaattattctatcTGTCATTCTATCTACCGTGAGTACTCGCTAGGAAAGTGACGTAGGTTCGACCTCTATTGTGGCGTACCCTTCGAAGGAGATATCATTAAAAGCAATCccttcctatctctctttctccctactttcttttataaatccaCGCGATCTCAATACCGTGATCGCGATTGTAAGAGCGTGTAGGTGAGAGGCCGTGTCTGCGGTGTGTCCCGTTAGGGGACCTAGAAGGCCCACCGGGGCCGGAGAGTCAATCGTATCGAGCTTGGTCCCAGATACATTACGGGACGGATCCTCGTTCGAGGAGGATCGTTATTTTGCTAGTATAGTTCGGCACATTCTGTCGAATTGTTTATTTCGTGTTCGTGtattttttaaagagaaagaaataaataattcgcgattatttacttttttctcttcctctctctctctctctctctctctctctctctctctctttctctctttcgtcgttttttacatgtaaaaaaagaacaaaaagaaaaaggaaaagaagaaaaagaaaaaggattatggataaattgaaagaaatgatTGATTTCCGATGGATTTCCTTCAAAGATTAAATCCTCTTTAATCTCAGTGATATAGAAGAGATATAATGTCAGTGAATGAAAaacacaaaaataaaaaaagaaaagaaacgaagaaaatgtttgaaacgtctgagatatatgtatattcatgtATTTGTATTGGTGAAAGATTATTTccgtttgttttttgttcgCGGTAAAGATCGTTGATGTCCTCCATCCTTCATTTTCAAACTTCTAGGAAACAGTGTCAGTTCCCCATCGGAGGAACTTGAAGGAAGTGGGATTGAACCATGGGTCGCACAGGATACACGTGCATAAGGCACGTCTTTTGCTCTCTCAACGTTCTCATATGGGTATGTAAATGTacaatcatacatatatatatatatatacatatatgtatttacatacatatatatatacatacatatatataaatacatatagatacatacatacatacatacatacataaatacatataagatGTTCTCGTTTATTAAGTTTGTCCTTCTTTTTAGTAGTTACATTAGCTTACAAGAGTTAACCCGTTAACGGGTTTTTGTCACAGACTTCCGAAAGTCTAGAAATTTTATGCGAGTCGCATACACGGCTAGGAAAAGTTGACCGACATGGATCAGAATCGAATGGAAAAAGTGGAGAACGGCACTCGGAACGACGGGCATTGTAATTTGCTCGGTGCATTCCAGTGCACTTTCCGGCCTCTCGAATTTATTGCCACTCTTCGAAACATTCGCTACGAGAACGGGGGAGACTCTAAACGGGACGTTGAACCGTGCTCTATGAGCTATGAACTTACGGTATCTAAGTAGACGATGATCCACGCCACTTTGCCCGTTCTATCGACGAGAAATTTGCTTTGAGTTAcgcgttataatttttatacgattatttttcttctccttcttcttcttcttcttcttcttcgaaataattatatttacaatgaaaaatatctttggaattataaaaagaaaaatatgtttatcgatgaaattattataaatatcgatggatcgttaataaataattaaaagtaacgaagaaataatttagaattataaattacaagATCTCTTGGCTAACGAATATCAAAATTTCCCGCCAATTTTTGTGATTCGAACTAATTTATAGTCTAGTGAACTCACGTGAAAATGATTTGTTTCACGTGTAATCTAATCGcgattgtaatttatttttacagttATGCGCTTGTGGAATTTTGGGTGCTGGCCTTTGGTTGAGATTGGCTTACTCTGGATACACGACTTTGGTACCACAATACAGTTTTGCATCGGCTGATTCTTTATTACTAGCAGCAGGATGCGTCACCTTCGTCATTGCTTTCTTTGGATGCTGTGGAGCTTGGTTCCAATCGAGATGCATGCTGATCACGGTAAGCGCAACATATAATTGGCAATTGTCTTGatcaatagatattttttttttgttctatcaCACATTGCTACATCCTGTTTTAGTACTTCAGTCTCGTTATACTGATGTTCCTGGCTGAATTTATGCTCGGTACACTCGCCTTTATATTCCGTGAACATCTCGCTAGAAGTCTTAAAGAAGAATTGCTATTTGGCATTGAAAGGCATTACAATTTAACGAGAGAACCTGGTACTTTACCTGCTGTTTGGGATCACATACACACTGAggtaataattatgtataataaaattttatatttaacgataaagaaCAGTTCTTCGATTAATATCAaacaatcttttattttagttcCATTGTTGTGGTGTTCGAGATTATACGGATTGGTATCAGATCGATGCTTGGCCAACGGAAGATCGAGTACCAGACTCTTGTTGTatacaaagagaaaggtaCTGTGGTAGACTCGATCCTGAAGGATTGAACAAAGAACTTTGGTACAAGGAAGGTTGTGCCTCGGCCATTCAATTATGGCTTGTTACAAGGTTACACGTTGTTGGTACCGTCGGATTGGTCGTTGCTTTTCTTCAATTATTTGGACAAGTAGCCAGTATGATACTCTTTTGCACGGTCAGACAAAAGAAATCCTCACACACGTACAAGAGCTATGACACTACCAATACCTAGAATTTCCGCTGGATCTTAGACGAGAGTAGCGTCTAAGATCCATAAGATTGTCGTTAGATcgacataattatatttcgattCCGCGACGATCTATTGATCTTTGATGAGAACAATATATGATCGTCTATCTCGCGATATCGTCAtgcgttctttttcttcttacgctCTTTActaggaacgaacgaacgaacgagcgaagaCGAAAaagtcaaagagaaaaaaaaaaaacccgaTATTATTCGAGAATATTTCtcgttttatcgttcgatTATGCTCCTTCGAACTCTTTCAAGAGAAAggttttgtaaattttgttcatacatatatacatatgtctatatatatatatatatatatatatatatatatatatatatatatacacatatgtatatatgtaaatatatatgtacgtatatcttTTGATCGAAGCTCTTTCAATCATTAGGAATTAGAATTCGTTTAGCTTTAATTCTTTTAGAGAATGATGCCTggaattgtatttatttatatcattataattacctAACTCTCATAGTTTGCTTAGCGCGTGAATAGgatgtttctttcgtttcgttttctttatatacatatatatatatatatatatatatatatatatatatatatatatatatatacacacaaatttttcttttatatatacgtacgaacATATACGTTCATGCGAGCTTGCGATAATATTCTAGAGAAATAGTCATCTACAAGACTCAAAGgacgattagaaaatattccagcttcttatcgttactttcttcaaactttcTTTAGTCACGCCAAaaatgttgtttttttttttttatcgtttatttaaataaaactttatacGAACATCTCGTTCGATggcgtctttttttctttttttctttttttttttttttttttgaacccAACAAGAAATAACAATCGTTCGATAGtcatttaattcattaaagtCCAATTAATTTTCCTCCGATCTGATCTAATGcttcattgatattttctcccactttcttcttaatattttgCGTCGACTGAGAAAAGAAACACATAATTgtgataaaaatgatcgatgaagaaacattgaaattaattgttcGCTCGATACTTACCCCAAATACGGAATTCAAAAAATTACTGAAATTTTCATAGCCATTAATCAAAGCTTTTCCAATACCGGCCAAATTACTTCCCGTATtaccatatttttcttcttcctttattcgATCCAATAAAGGTATCGGCATAAAGAAATTCACGAGTAAATCATTGAACGGCAATGAAATCGTTTTTTCTACTAGCGATTGTTCAGATTCGTTTTCTAGATGAACAGTTTCTTGAGTTTTTGGAAAATTggtaaaaatattagaagGATATCGAAGGGATTCCAAAGATTTACGTCCTTGATCTAAGATTTCGGATTTAATTGCGATAACCGGGATGACGTTTCTCGCTACGATTGTCTGAAACAAATCAAATTTttgattgttttattattaatatattaagtatataacaatgaattctttatgatatataacattacgataataatgattagaagtcattgaaaaaatttactagaaaaaagatgagagaatCCTGacagtaatataatatacaagttTGTAATGATCTATCACGTTACGATgaaatttcatgaaaatttgCATATGCCAATAgaactttc of the Vespa crabro chromosome 4, iyVesCrab1.2, whole genome shotgun sequence genome contains:
- the LOC124423290 gene encoding uncharacterized protein LOC124423290 isoform X2, whose amino-acid sequence is MLLFTIFEFLLLCLPTSNCYPIEEPTKFLLSTEELNVENIQKPSKLEKAQTIVARNVIPVIAIKSEILDQGRKSLESLRYPSNIFTNFPKTQETVHLENESEQSLVEKTISLPFNDLLVNFFMPIPLLDRIKEEEKYGNTGSNLAGIGKALINGYENFSNFLNSVFGSTQNIKKKVGENINEALDQIGGKLIGL
- the LOC124423289 gene encoding tetraspanin-9 isoform X2; amino-acid sequence: MGRTGYTCIRHVFCSLNVLIWLCACGILGAGLWLRLAYSGYTTLVPQYSFASADSLLLAAGCVTFVIAFFGCCGAWFQSRCMLITYFSLVILMFLAEFMLGTLAFIFREHLARSLKEELLFGIERHYNLTREPGTLPAVWDHIHTEFHCCGVRDYTDWYQIDAWPTEDRVPDSCCIQRERYCGRLDPEGLNKELWYKEGCASAIQLWLVTRLHVVGTVGLVVAFLQLFGQVASMILFCTVRQKKSSHTYKSYDTTNT
- the LOC124423290 gene encoding uncharacterized protein LOC124423290 isoform X1; the encoded protein is MLLFTIFEFLLLCLPTSNCYPIEEPTKFLLSTEELNVENIQKPSKLEKAQTIVARNVIPVIAIKSEILDQGRKSLESLRYPSNIFTNFPKTQETVHLENESEQSLVEKTISLPFNDLLVNFFMPIPLLDRIKEEEKYGNTGSNLAGIGKALINGYENFSNFLNSVFGVSIERTINFNVSSSIIFITIMCFFSQSTQNIKKKVGENINEALDQIGGKLIGL
- the LOC124423289 gene encoding tetraspanin-9 isoform X1; this translates as MDQNRMEKVENGTRNDGHCNLLGAFQCTFRPLEFIATLRNIRYENGGDSKRDVEPCSMSYELTLCACGILGAGLWLRLAYSGYTTLVPQYSFASADSLLLAAGCVTFVIAFFGCCGAWFQSRCMLITYFSLVILMFLAEFMLGTLAFIFREHLARSLKEELLFGIERHYNLTREPGTLPAVWDHIHTEFHCCGVRDYTDWYQIDAWPTEDRVPDSCCIQRERYCGRLDPEGLNKELWYKEGCASAIQLWLVTRLHVVGTVGLVVAFLQLFGQVASMILFCTVRQKKSSHTYKSYDTTNT